Proteins encoded within one genomic window of Candidatus Thermodiscus eudorianus:
- a CDS encoding AMP-binding protein — protein MGYIWRPPREVVSNANVTSFMEKHGFKSYKELVEASTRDIKWFWGNLPEWIGVEWFKEPQEVVDLSKGPEWAKWYIGGKLNAAYNTVDLPVKRYGASKEAFTWVGEDGAEKRVTYGELRDTVWRFAAYLKEIGVGKGDVVAIYAPMIPESITAMLAALEIGAIASPIFSGFAPSAVAQRLADSEAKVMVTVDGYYRKGRKIVLKHNADEARKLAGYPSKVVVIKRLGVDIPWDDDVDEWWDDALSGKRPVAEPEEMEAEDPALLLYTSGTTGKPKGAVISHAGTLLQPSKEHYFNLDMKPGSSDRLWWITDLGWMMGPWQVFGAQFHGVSHLIVEGGIDYPSRDRVWMLIEKYKVTHFGFAATVARMLRSYGTEEVEKHDVSSLRAFGNTGEPIDPQTWLWIVRDVGQEKRPMINLSGGTEIFGCFVLPSPVVPLKPSTLWGPGLGMDVDVVNDEGKPVRGTPGYLVAKKPAPSMTRGLWRDPQRYIETYWSRFPGMWYHGDLALIDEDGYWFILGRADDVIKVAGKRIGPAEIEAIINRYPKVKETACVGVPDPVKGEAIVCLVTPKPGEEITSSDEAEIKGLVARELGKPFTPSRIFPVDDLPRTRSGKIMRRIIRAIARGMEVQASPVMENPESLEYVRRVFKELMKSG, from the coding sequence GTGGGATACATATGGCGCCCCCCAAGGGAGGTTGTATCCAACGCGAACGTTACTAGCTTCATGGAGAAGCACGGCTTCAAGAGCTACAAGGAGCTAGTGGAGGCGTCTACACGAGACATCAAATGGTTCTGGGGCAATCTACCCGAGTGGATAGGCGTTGAATGGTTCAAGGAGCCGCAGGAGGTCGTGGACCTCTCGAAGGGGCCGGAATGGGCGAAGTGGTACATCGGAGGCAAGCTGAACGCCGCCTACAACACGGTAGACCTCCCCGTTAAACGCTACGGAGCCAGCAAGGAGGCGTTCACCTGGGTGGGCGAAGACGGCGCCGAGAAACGTGTAACCTACGGCGAGCTACGCGACACTGTATGGAGGTTCGCGGCGTACCTCAAGGAGATCGGGGTGGGGAAGGGCGACGTCGTAGCCATATACGCCCCAATGATCCCAGAGTCGATAACGGCTATGCTGGCGGCTCTAGAGATCGGGGCGATAGCCAGCCCGATCTTCTCGGGCTTCGCTCCCTCAGCCGTGGCGCAGAGGCTAGCCGACTCGGAGGCCAAGGTTATGGTCACAGTCGACGGCTACTATAGGAAGGGCCGCAAGATAGTCTTAAAACACAACGCCGACGAGGCCAGGAAGCTTGCAGGCTACCCCTCAAAGGTCGTCGTGATCAAGAGGCTCGGCGTGGACATACCCTGGGACGACGACGTAGACGAGTGGTGGGATGATGCATTATCTGGGAAGAGGCCTGTAGCGGAGCCCGAGGAGATGGAAGCCGAGGACCCGGCGCTCCTACTCTACACCAGTGGAACCACGGGGAAGCCTAAGGGGGCAGTGATAAGCCATGCAGGGACCCTGCTCCAGCCCTCGAAGGAGCACTACTTCAACCTCGACATGAAGCCTGGCAGTAGCGATAGGTTGTGGTGGATAACCGATCTAGGCTGGATGATGGGTCCCTGGCAAGTCTTCGGGGCGCAGTTCCACGGGGTGAGCCACCTAATAGTCGAGGGCGGGATCGACTACCCTAGCAGGGACAGGGTCTGGATGCTGATCGAGAAGTACAAGGTCACCCACTTCGGCTTCGCCGCAACCGTGGCCAGGATGCTCAGGAGCTATGGTACAGAGGAAGTCGAGAAACACGATGTATCGAGCCTGAGGGCCTTCGGGAACACGGGCGAGCCCATAGATCCGCAGACGTGGCTCTGGATAGTGAGGGACGTGGGCCAGGAGAAGCGCCCCATGATAAACCTGTCGGGCGGGACGGAGATATTCGGCTGCTTCGTCCTACCAAGCCCCGTGGTACCGCTTAAGCCGTCGACCCTGTGGGGCCCAGGTCTCGGTATGGACGTCGATGTCGTCAACGACGAGGGCAAGCCGGTCAGGGGCACGCCCGGGTATCTAGTGGCTAAGAAGCCTGCCCCGAGCATGACCAGGGGTCTCTGGAGGGACCCCCAGAGGTATATCGAGACGTATTGGTCCAGGTTCCCCGGCATGTGGTACCATGGCGACCTAGCCCTGATCGACGAGGACGGCTACTGGTTCATACTGGGTAGGGCTGATGACGTGATAAAGGTCGCTGGTAAGAGGATAGGGCCTGCCGAGATAGAGGCTATAATAAACAGGTACCCCAAGGTCAAGGAGACCGCCTGCGTTGGAGTACCAGACCCCGTTAAGGGCGAGGCGATAGTCTGCCTCGTAACGCCGAAGCCCGGCGAGGAGATCACGAGCAGTGACGAGGCCGAGATAAAGGGGCTCGTGGCCCGGGAGCTGGGCAAGCCCTTCACTCCCAGCAGGATATTCCCCGTCGACGACCTGCCTAGGACGAGGAGCGGGAAGATAATGAGGAGGATCATACGGGCCATAGCCCGTGGAATGGAGGTTCAAGCGAGCCCCGTGATGGAGAACCCCGAGAGCCTGGAGTATGTGAGGAGGGTCTTCAAAGAGCTTATGAAGAGCGGATAA
- a CDS encoding thiolase domain-containing protein has protein sequence MERAAIIGVGWYGFKPTTPEVSFREMMFEAATRAYQDAGIDPRRDVDAFLSAQEDFWEGIAIADEFAPEPIGGVLRPTVTVAGDGMQALANAVMLVQTGYFDIVAVEAHGKPSDIASLGEIYDLALDPIHHRPVKPAHPFFMMAFDAQAYMMRAGAEPAHLALVAASNRNAGLRNPRASYAARIGVDEVLDAEPVIDPLTRYDIAGFSDAAIVMVVARESVAKTLTDKPVYIDGIGYATETGTGTLEWHSWGRMPSMRIAAMIAYRQAGISDPSTATDFAEVEDRASHYQLIALEELGLAPEDQAHKLFEKGEYSPDSSYPVNPSGGTLSLGVSLEATGLARVLEAVLQLRGEAGSHQLSGVERAIVASWRGPPTTTSMVAVLSGPEFG, from the coding sequence ATGGAGCGTGCCGCAATCATAGGGGTTGGTTGGTACGGGTTCAAGCCAACAACCCCCGAGGTCTCGTTCCGGGAAATGATGTTTGAGGCGGCGACGAGAGCCTATCAGGACGCAGGCATAGACCCCAGAAGGGACGTAGACGCGTTCCTAAGCGCGCAGGAAGACTTCTGGGAGGGAATAGCGATAGCAGACGAGTTCGCCCCCGAGCCGATAGGCGGGGTCCTGAGGCCCACAGTGACCGTAGCGGGAGACGGAATGCAAGCTCTAGCCAACGCCGTGATGCTAGTACAGACCGGGTACTTCGACATCGTAGCCGTTGAGGCCCATGGGAAGCCGAGCGACATAGCGTCTCTAGGGGAGATCTATGATCTAGCCCTCGACCCCATACACCACAGACCGGTCAAGCCAGCCCACCCATTCTTCATGATGGCGTTCGACGCGCAAGCCTACATGATGAGGGCCGGGGCAGAGCCAGCCCACCTGGCACTGGTCGCGGCTAGCAACCGTAACGCTGGCCTAAGGAATCCCAGGGCCAGCTACGCGGCGAGAATCGGGGTCGACGAGGTGCTCGACGCGGAGCCCGTTATAGACCCCCTGACCAGGTACGACATAGCTGGCTTCTCGGACGCGGCGATAGTGATGGTAGTGGCCAGGGAGAGCGTCGCGAAGACCCTGACCGACAAGCCCGTCTACATAGACGGTATTGGATATGCGACCGAGACCGGGACTGGTACCCTGGAGTGGCACTCCTGGGGTAGGATGCCTAGCATGAGGATAGCGGCGATGATAGCCTACAGGCAGGCCGGGATAAGTGACCCCTCGACGGCAACGGACTTCGCCGAGGTGGAGGATAGAGCCAGCCACTACCAGTTAATCGCCTTGGAAGAGCTTGGGCTGGCCCCGGAGGACCAGGCCCATAAACTCTTCGAGAAAGGCGAGTACAGCCCGGACAGCAGCTACCCCGTCAACCCGAGCGGAGGGACCCTCTCCTTGGGTGTATCGCTTGAAGCCACGGGACTGGCCAGGGTCTTGGAGGCCGTGCTACAGCTTAGGGGGGAGGCTGGAAGCCACCAGCTGAGCGGTGTAGAGAGGGCTATCGTCGCCTCCTGGCGTGGACCGCCCACCACTACGTCCATGGTGGCTGTTTTGAGCGGCCCAGAGTTCGGTTAG
- a CDS encoding thiolase domain-containing protein has protein sequence MRANLHVKDRVAIVGAGMTLFRRRFLETPRELAWDAVKQALDNAGLTLNDIDCVVIGTAPDAFDGVHFNGEYLADGAGGFGKPVDRIYIGGGTGVMVPISAWWHAASGHCNTVLAVAEEKMSPAMPHPQYVFAYIWDPILERPLGPNLIWIFAMEMRRYMHKCGAKKEDIALVSVKNKRNALDHPAAQAAAKITVEDVLNSELLVWPVNRLDISPVSDGAVALVIAREKEARRITDSPVWIEGVGWTLDNTHWYNRELAYPRYVEYAARMAYRMAGIERPWKEIDVAEPYDPFDYKELHHIEGLQLARRCEAWKLVKEGYFDRDGELPTSPSGGLLGVGNPIAAAGLMKVAELFWQLRYEAGKRQVKKPVHKGVAQAWGDLMQAGTVIVLGN, from the coding sequence GTGAGGGCTAACTTGCATGTGAAGGATCGCGTGGCTATTGTAGGGGCTGGGATGACCCTCTTCAGGAGGAGATTCCTTGAGACTCCAAGGGAGCTGGCTTGGGATGCCGTGAAGCAGGCCCTCGACAACGCAGGGCTAACATTGAATGACATAGACTGTGTGGTGATCGGTACCGCCCCGGACGCCTTCGATGGAGTACACTTCAACGGGGAGTATCTAGCCGATGGAGCTGGAGGCTTCGGGAAGCCGGTTGACAGGATATACATCGGCGGCGGGACCGGCGTCATGGTGCCAATCTCCGCCTGGTGGCACGCCGCTAGCGGGCACTGCAACACGGTGCTGGCCGTTGCGGAGGAGAAGATGAGCCCTGCCATGCCACACCCACAGTATGTGTTCGCGTACATCTGGGACCCTATACTTGAGAGGCCGCTTGGGCCAAACCTGATATGGATATTCGCCATGGAGATGAGGAGGTACATGCACAAGTGCGGGGCGAAGAAGGAGGACATAGCCCTCGTGAGCGTTAAGAACAAGAGGAACGCCCTAGACCATCCAGCCGCCCAGGCCGCGGCTAAGATCACGGTCGAGGACGTGCTCAACAGCGAGCTACTAGTGTGGCCCGTTAACAGGCTAGATATAAGCCCGGTCAGCGACGGGGCCGTGGCGCTGGTCATAGCCAGGGAGAAGGAGGCTCGCAGGATCACGGACTCCCCCGTATGGATAGAGGGGGTTGGGTGGACGCTTGACAACACCCACTGGTACAACAGGGAGCTGGCATACCCCAGGTACGTGGAGTACGCCGCCAGGATGGCCTATAGGATGGCTGGGATAGAGAGGCCGTGGAAGGAGATAGACGTTGCAGAGCCCTACGACCCCTTCGACTACAAGGAGCTACACCACATAGAAGGGCTACAGCTGGCCAGGAGATGCGAGGCCTGGAAGCTTGTCAAGGAGGGATACTTCGACAGGGACGGAGAGCTGCCTACGAGTCCAAGCGGGGGCCTGCTAGGAGTAGGCAACCCGATAGCCGCTGCCGGCTTGATGAAGGTCGCAGAGCTATTCTGGCAGCTGCGCTATGAGGCCGGGAAGAGGCAGGTAAAGAAGCCGGTGCACAAGGGCGTCGCCCAGGCCTGGGGCGATCTAATGCAGGCTGGCACCGTGATTGTTTTAGGGAATTAG
- a CDS encoding Zn-ribbon domain-containing OB-fold protein → MSEGGKSGMPREPLPGVYLKRKDLEELPGLIRYKPVAKYMFSAGQAQSRFLKGLKAGKILGVKCPVCGRVYVPPRAYCEYCHAPTSEWVELPGTGEIHTAVVSYIATDRSRLEEPEIVGVIKLDAPGYRDGQYEFAGMFHRICGVTPEQVMDGSAIGLRVKPRWKPPEERTGSVNDIECFEPVEEG, encoded by the coding sequence ATGAGTGAAGGCGGGAAGAGTGGAATGCCCAGGGAACCCCTACCGGGTGTCTACCTGAAGAGGAAGGATCTGGAGGAGCTACCGGGCCTTATACGATACAAGCCTGTGGCCAAGTACATGTTCTCGGCGGGACAGGCCCAGTCCAGGTTCCTCAAGGGATTGAAGGCTGGCAAGATACTAGGGGTCAAGTGCCCGGTCTGCGGTAGAGTCTACGTGCCTCCAAGGGCGTACTGCGAGTACTGCCATGCGCCCACCTCAGAGTGGGTGGAGCTGCCTGGCACTGGCGAGATACATACCGCCGTGGTGAGTTATATAGCGACTGATAGGAGCCGGCTTGAAGAGCCCGAGATCGTGGGCGTAATAAAACTAGACGCGCCCGGCTACAGAGACGGCCAATACGAGTTCGCGGGAATGTTCCACAGGATATGCGGTGTCACGCCGGAGCAGGTGATGGATGGATCAGCGATAGGATTGAGGGTGAAGCCTAGGTGGAAGCCCCCGGAGGAGAGGACTGGCTCGGTTAACGACATCGAGTGCTTCGAGCCCGTGGAGGAGGGGTGA
- a CDS encoding Zn-ribbon domain-containing OB-fold protein, producing the protein MSWDKRALPGDVIHYPGKQETEYYLYTPGIHGREMAEFLKRGKVPGMLCGDQLLLPPKTFCPDAELSKGDVIEVTGPFTVALVTVVYEDFYGNKLEEPQVLGLITVPGAVGGYLGVINADPDSVYPGMKVRPVFKKEEERTGAITDIMYWEPVED; encoded by the coding sequence GTGAGCTGGGATAAGAGGGCTCTGCCGGGAGACGTTATACACTATCCCGGCAAGCAGGAGACCGAGTACTACCTCTACACGCCCGGCATACACGGGAGGGAGATGGCCGAGTTCCTGAAGCGGGGCAAGGTGCCAGGCATGCTGTGCGGCGATCAACTCCTCCTACCGCCTAAGACCTTCTGCCCCGACGCGGAGCTGAGCAAGGGCGATGTAATAGAGGTTACCGGTCCCTTCACTGTAGCCCTGGTAACGGTGGTCTACGAGGACTTCTACGGGAACAAGCTTGAAGAGCCACAGGTGCTGGGCTTGATAACGGTTCCAGGCGCGGTCGGAGGCTATCTTGGCGTGATCAACGCTGACCCCGACAGCGTGTACCCTGGCATGAAGGTCAGGCCGGTCTTCAAGAAAGAAGAGGAGAGGACCGGGGCCATCACAGACATCATGTACTGGGAGCCAGTTGAAGACTAG